One window of the Oncorhynchus clarkii lewisi isolate Uvic-CL-2024 chromosome 19, UVic_Ocla_1.0, whole genome shotgun sequence genome contains the following:
- the LOC139374222 gene encoding interleukin-17A-like encodes MELKSNVSKYLVVCCVSVLLDLTMAKGMKVTNERCNETLIIPSDFYKIPTDESEGNGNIHTRSLSPWTWKSTTVENRIPPTMWEAECSSMYCVYPTNRSQYMRYRQNSVPIYQQVMVLYTSATRKCYSASFLSVAVGCTCAWARTT; translated from the exons ATGGAGCTCAAAAGCAACGTGTCGAAGTACCTG GttgtgtgctgtgtgtctgtgctgctggACCTGACCATGGCGAAAGGAATGAAGGTGACAAATGAGAGGTGTAACGAAACACTGATCATCCCTTCAGACTTCTACAAGATTCCCACAGACGAATCAGAGGGAAATGGGAACATTCACACACGCTCTCTGTCACCCTGGACCTGGAA AAGCACTACAGTGGAGAACCGTATTCCTCCGACCATGTGGGAGGCCGAGTGCAGCTCTATGTACTGTGTCTACCCCACCAACAGAAGCCAGTACATGCGCTACAGGCAGAACTCTGTACCTATCTACCAGCAGGTCATGGTACTCTACACTTCAGCCACCAGGAAGTGCTACAGCGCCTCCTTCCTGTCTGTGGCCGTGGGGTGCACCTGTGCCTGGGCAAGGACTACTTGA